GGTGGTGCTAATTGGTCTTCAGTTCCTTCCGCAACCTTGAGTTCCGGGGTTGATTTTACTGGCATGCCAAATGCACCATTTGTTCCTCAAATTGCTGACTGCGGGTAAGCTTTTGATAAACTTAAAGCCCCCCGAATCATTTTGAAAGCTAGATTTTGTTCGTCGTTCTTCAATTTTCTTAAATAGCGTATTGAATCTTTAATCGCATGCTCCTTTTCTGTGTAGCATGCGTTTTCAAACCAGTTATGAATCTCCATTTGGTCTTGCTTATCAAGGAAGCAATGATCCACTTCATCCCAACTTCCAAATGATGCAGCAGTCGCCAACCAATTTCCCTTCACAAGTGGCCCAAGCTTCCATGGGAAGATCAAATGACGCGCCTTCACTTGGAAGTTGGGCAGGGCAGCCTAGCTTGATGGAAGTTGGAGTGTCCGTGCAAGTGCAACCTAGCTTGATGGACTGGCTTCGGGCAGGGCAGCCAGCACCTTCACTTGAACAGGCTGCAGACTCCAATTCATTTTTCGTCAACATGAACTCTGGCCTGTCGGAATCAGCAACCGACGGCCATCGCCTTGTGCAGGAAGGAAACGAGGTCCAACCATTCCATCTTTTTCCAGAAGACAGCGGTCCTTTGACTTATTTTTTCCCTGACGTGAATCAGTAAGTCGATATCGTAGCAGAAAACGCCTGAGTTGCAACCCCGTCAAAAATTTATTACCGCAGCCGCATTGCCTCTTTCTATGAGAAGCATAAACTTCAATGATGAACTGAAAAACTATAGATATAGTTTATGAAGTTGTTATTTCATGCTTGTTTTATGCAAGCAACCAAAGTGAAATTAGTATATGTTGAAATAATTAAGGTGAGTATAAAATGTATATTGTGTTTCTATATTATGATTTACAATAGAGATGCTCTTTATAGGAGCCAAAGGAGCGGACAACAACTAATGGAAATAGTAAAGAAAGACTAATGAACAATTAGTGGACTAGACAAAATTATGAAAGGCATGTCTAATGGAAGTACTCATGAAAGGCTAGTGGACAAGCAATCAATGTGTTGAGAAGAAGATTCCCTTTTACGCCCCCGCAAGACGGTGGTCCCGTCAGAGACACCGATCTTGGATCGTAACAATTGGAAGCGTGGACGAGGAAGAGCTTTTGTGAGGACGTCTGCAAGCTGATCCTGAGTAGAAACATGTGAAACTTGAAGAAGCTCGCGATTGACGCGATCACGAACAAACTGAAAATCAAGTTCAATGTGCTTCATGCGAGAGTGAAGAACAGGATTGACACTATAAAAAGTTGCCCCAATATTGTCGCAGGAAATGGTTGGCTTATCCATTGAGGAGACACAAAGCTCATGGAGAAGGGATTGAAGCCAAGCTAGTTTAGCAGTAGTAGAGGCTATGGCGCGGTATTCTGCTTCCGTGGACGATCGAGCGACAGAACGTTGTTTGCGAGAGCTCCAAGAGATTAAGTTGCCACCCAAATAGATGACATAACCCGTGGTGGACTTACGGTCATCACGATCACCAGCCCAGTCAGCGTCTAAGAAGGCATATAGACGAGATGAGGCACTGCGGCGGAAGAGAatgccatgaaaaatagtgccTTTTAGATAGCGGAGGAGACGTTTCAAGGCCTGCCAATGAGACTCAGTTGGTCGATGCATGAACTGTGAGAGTTTGTTGACGGTAAATGAGATGTCAGGGCGGGTGAGACTGAGGTATTGGAGACCTCCAACAAGTTGTCGAAAGGTAGTAGCATCAGTGAGAGGAGAGCCATCAGAGAGAATCAAAGGAGTAGAGGTAGCCATTGGTGTGGTCACATCCTTAGCACCATCCATTTTAGCTTTAGCGAGAAGATCATGGATGTATTTATGTTGAGAAAGAAACAAACCCGTGGTGGTGGGTATCACTTCAACCCCAAGGAAATAACGAAGGTTCCCCAAATCTTTGACAGAAAAACGATTTGTCAAGGCTTGAATGAACGTAGATAGGAGACTGGTATTATTTCTTGTAAGAAcaagatcatcaacataaactagAAGGAAGATCACATCATTATCCTGACGAAAAATAAAGAGAGAGGTATCTGAGATGGCATTGACAAATCCTTGATTGAGCAAAAAGGTGCTCAACTCCTTGTACCATGATCGGGGTGCCTGCTTGAGGCCATATAAAGCTTTGCGAAGTTTGCAGACATGTGTTGGAACAGTAGATTCACCGAACCCGGGGGTTGAACCATGTAAACATCTTCAGAGAGTGATCCATGCAAAAAGGCATTGTTCACGTCTAATTGACGAAGAGGCCAACCATGAGTGAGAGCCAAATAAAGAACAATACGGATGGTGGTGGGTTTGACAACTGGACTGAAGGTGTCTAAGAAATCCACGCCAGGACGTTGGTGAAAGCCTTTAGCAACAAGGCGTGCTTTGTACCTATCAATGCTGCCATCAGAATGTCTTTTGATGCGGAAGACCCATTTGCACCCGATAAGATTCTGTGAAGGTTGAGGAGGAACAAGCTCCCATGTGCCATTGCGGATTAACGCATTGAACTCGTCGGACATTGCTGCACGCCAAAGAGGATCTTTGATAGCCTGAGAAACACATGTTGGTTCAATGGGAGAAGGAAGTGGGTGTTTGGTGGCAGTGCAAAGTTGTTTAGGTTTAAAGATATtgtttttggctctggtggtcaTGGGGTGATGGTTgaaattatttggtggtggtggtgagggTAAAGGAATGATAGATGTGGGTATGAGATGATGTGGGGATGGGGGGTGAGCAGTCGCAGATGGTGATGGTGTAGGGGAGAGACACAACTCCGAGACCTCCGAAGATGTATGAGTGGCAGCATGCTGAGAAGAGGTGTGTGATGGGACCGGTGGCACTTCGGCAATGTGAGCAGGAATGGAGATGGCGGCTGGAGTGACAGCAGACCATGCAGTAGAGTCGGGGGAAGGAACTGAAGGGATGACAGAGTcacgagaagaaaaaggaaaagtgtTTTCATCAAATCGAACGTGACGGGAAACAAACATACGACGGGAAGGGAGATCAAGACATAGATAAGCACTTTGAGTAGAGGAGTAACCAAGAAAGAGACATGGACGAGATCGAGGAAGAAGCTTGTTGGAATTATAGGGTCTTAACCAAGGGAAACATAAGCAACCAAACACACGAAGCTTAATGTAGTTAGGAAGATCACCAAAGAGAGCTTTGTATGGAGAGATATTATTGAGAACATGAGTGGGCATCCTATTAATAAGATACATAGCAGTTTTGAAAGCATATGACCAATAAGTTAGGGGTAAGGATACTTGGTGGAGAAGTGTTAACCCTGTTTCGACAACATGGCGGTGGCGGCGTTCAGTAACACCATTGTGTTCAGGAGTGTGTGGAGGAGTGGTGGGGTGAGTGATGCCATTTGTGGAAAGAAAATGTTTGAGTTTAACATATTCTCCTCCTCCGTCAGAGTAGAAGGTGATTATTTTGGTGTGGAAGTAGTTTTCTACAAGAGCTTTAAAGGTTGTGAAGATTGAGAAAACATCGGATTTGTGTTTCATGGGATAAAACCAAATATATTTCGTGAAATGATCGACAAAGATAACATAGTATGAAAAACCATCAGTAGATAAATAGGGAGCAGGGCCCCATACATCACTATATATTAGTTCAAGGGGACGCTTACTAACAAGCGTAGAATGACCAAACGGGAGCTTGTGGCTTTTATTGCAATGACAAGAAGTGCAAACAGAAGGAGTTGAAGACATAGGAATTGAGAAGGTACGTTGGATTTGAAGATAGGTTCGATGGTTGGGGTGACCAAGCCTACGGTGCCACACATTGGAGGAGTCCATCACACTGCTCATAACTTGTTTTTGAGGCATCAAGCACGGCCACTCATATGTATCGTTCTTATTCGGGCCTCGAAGAAGTGCCGCTCCCGTGTTGAGATCCTTGACAAGAAATGAATCAGGAAAAAATTCAATAGAGGTGGCATTTTGTCTATTAAATTTGGCAATGGAAATAATATTACGGGAAATGGAAGGAACACACAAGACATCATTTAAGTGAAATGGGGTggtagaggaagaagagagtgaTGTGGAACCAACATGTGTAATACTTAAACCTGTTCCATTACCAATAACAATCTGATTAGGACCATCATAGGTAGTGGAGTCCGGGATGTTCCTGGAGTCAGAAGTGACATGGTGAGAGGCACCCGAGTCGAGCAGCCAAGGAGATGATGTTGAAGGGCGGATAGTGGTGTGGTTGACCGTGGGTGGAGCGGAAGAAAGTTGAGGGCAACGTTTTGCACTATGCCCTTGAGTACCACACAATTGACAAAAACCACGATACCCCGTAGTAGAACGACGATGATTGGAGTTGTGGTGGTTAGCACGGTTAGAGTTGTAGGTGGTATTTGTGGGACGTTGTTGGGAGGTTTGTGTGGCCCTGAAGTCACGCTGGAATGAGCGGGGAGCTTGAGCAACAAGGGCAGTCATAGGAGTAACAGCAGCTGGTAGTGCATCCTGTTGGAGGAAAGTTTCATGTTCAATGAGTTTGTCATACAGATTTTCAAAGGAGATGGAGGTATCGCTAGCTCGAACAACGGCAACGATTTCTTTGAAGGCAGGTCCAACACCATTGAGGACGTGTAGAACAACATCATCATTGGAGCGTGGAGAATCAATGATGGCAAGCTCATCAATGATAGCTTTGATAGCTTGTAGAAAAACTGACACAGGTTGTGTATCACGACGTATGAGCGTAAGACGCTCTTTGAGGTTGAGAACCCGAGAGCGTGTTTTGTTGGCGTAGAGCTTGGTGAGCTTGTCCCAAGCCTCCTTGGATGTTTTAGAGGAGGAAATGAGAGATATAATCTGTTCAGAGACAGGAGCTAAGATAACATGTAGTTGTAGCTGATCTTGACGAATCCAGAAGGTGTAGCACACAGTAGAGGAGGCAGCATGACGTGGTTTTGATCCATCAATGTAACCCATCACGTCATACCCAAGAAGCAGGGCATTGAATTGAGCTCGCCAGGAAGGAAAGTTGGTGGGTGTGAGTTTTAGAGGTAACTGAGCAGCAGCGTTAATGGTGACAGGGGTGGGCAAGGGGGGTGAGTTGGTGGATTCAGCCATGAggatcggaaaaaaaaaaattgctcgaTAGAGCTTTGTTGCTCTTGATACCAAATTAAGGTGAGTATAAAATGTATATTGTGTTTCTATATTATGATTTACAATAGAGATGCTCTTTATAGGAGCCAAAGGAGCGGACAACAACTAATGGAAATAGTAAAGAAAGACTAATGGACAATTAGTGGACTAGACAAAATTATGAAAGGCATGTCTAATGGAAGTACTCATGAAAGGCTAGTGGACAAGCAATCAATGTGTTGAGAAGAAGATTCCCTTTTAGAAATATCTCTCAAAATCTCGAACTTCAACCCCAAAtcaatcattttgtttttttttggatacGAACGATATCGAAGGACGGCCAAACAAAGATGGAACTTCGGATCCTTCCGCCAAGGGCCACGGATTCGGCATGTTTAGCCTATAACTAGACGAATGAGGATCCTTTCTGAATcctcctctttgtgaggatcatcTCTGGATCCTTCaatcatatccgttcatcgtgcaatcagttttcgtcaggtattgtttatatttaattttaaatataaagatttacaataatttctgaccgcacgatatacgatgaacagatGTGATTAAAGGATCCTTGAGACCCCCACAAAAAAGAATCCGGAGGGAATCCTCATTCAGGTTAGACCTGCACCACTTGTAGGAAAAAAATTTTTAGTGCCAATGTGGGATTTAGTAAGGAGTGAAGAGTCATTCAACCCTCTTAAGTAGCTCACGGTTGTTCACATGATAAATGTAGATGAAATAAtagatgaaaatttaaaaatctaaatgagCATCACCAAAGGCTAGGCAAATGAGAACGGTGCATAAAATTTTTCCCACGTGATAAATTCGGCAAAATGTCATATCAGTCCTCACTGTTACCATTGCCATTATAGAACGGTACATAAAATTTTCGCTTTATACGGCTTCTTGGGTAAAAAATAAAGGGAAGATATTTCCTCCGGATCTCTCCCACCAAACCCACATAATCAATTAATCCggacctttaaaatttgattcaacgattACAAACAGAGAgttcctttaaagttataataattttaaccgttatatcaaattttaagggtCCGTGTTAATTGATTATGTGGCTTTGGTGGGAGAGATTCGAAGAGGATCTCttcccaaaaataaatatagggaCCACGTCaatattctttttttaatatagttaTGTATGTAGGATGAATAACTATCGGCTAGAAGTTAAATTGGTTTCAAGATGTATAATTTATGTTGAATACGCTACTAGGCCTTGATTCTCTTTCTTGGACAGCTCGAAAGTACAACATTCCCTCAAACAATTGCCTAGCCTTTGGAGATGattagattttatttatttattttaacaaacgatattatcaacATTAAGGAAGATGTGGATGAGCTTAGCCTCCCAATgactaataataatgtgatttaaatttgtctttggcgacaattgaacctaaaacctcttacaaagtaaagagaaaaatatcactaaactgTAGTATTAAGTAGCTGAAGATGATGAGATTTGACTATggttaaaaaattaagaaaattaaagaaaaaacttgaaaattttgagttttaacgataaaaataagataaaagataaagtaaataatattataattgaatttttaatgtaaaaatataattttcgttaaaataaatagtagattgagtttttcgttaaagtttcttgAAAAATTAGGTAGTAATTAGGAGTAAATaaggaaataaataaaagggccAAAAAACAGTTCGCTTTCAGTTTTATTTTCCCGAGGAAAATGAAGACCAAATTAAGCGGGaaacccaaaatttgaaaatcagGTCCAAccagagagagaagggagttTCATTCAGCCACCAATTTTCTTCAGACACCTCCACACCAAAGCAGCCATGGAGGAAACCATAACCCGAATAGTCACGGAGCTCGAAGAACTCCGCCGCTCCGACAACCCCTCCGACCCCCAAATCCAACCCATATCCGATTCCACCCTCTCCGACCTCCAAACCCTCTTAGACATTGCCCTCTCCGACGATGACCCCGAACTCATGGACCGCCTCTACCACGAGCTCTCTTCCAAGTCCATCTCTCTGTCCAATCTCGTCCGTCCGATCACCTCCGCCATGGATTTGGGCCGTGCCCATCTCGCCCTATCGGCTTCCAGTGTCtacctctctcttctcctttctCCCAATTCCCCCGTCTGCACTCTCTTCACTCCCATggcctttctctctctcctccagtCAATTCGCCGGTCGCTCAAGCACCGTCCTGCCGGTCAATCGAGCCATGGGTCCCACGTTGCCGGTAATAAGAAGAGAAAGGGCCGGTCCATAAATCAGGGTTCGAAGAATTGTGCCAAGAATGCTATTGATGAGGATTGTGAAGGCGAAGAGAGGGAATTCGATATTCGGGTCTTGTTTACTGTTCTTGAAAGGTTAGAACTTGTAATTGGTTTGATTCATTTGGACCGGTTTCCAGATAGTTTGAAGTCTTTGGTTCAAACTGTGGCTGAAATTCCAGTAATGGGGCTCGAAGTCTGCGGTAATTCAGGTAGCTATAGCAAACTAACCGATTTGTGCTCACGGATTTTGCTTAAAGTGTTCATACCTGAGCATGGCGACCAAGCCAACATTGCAGCCGAGGTGTTGAAGTCATTGTCTCCAATGATTCTTCAGTATAAGTTGCAGGTTCGGTTTTTTGCATTGGGGTTTGTGACAAATCAGATGATGAGTGCGGCTAAAACACTTGAAGGCGTCAAGAAAGCAGTAGTGAATTTTCCAAGGTATTTGGTACAGAAGTCGCCGGAGAAGTCAGAGCCTCGGGCTTTGGCTGTGGAGTCTATAATGGAGGTTGTAAGAGTTATGGAGTTTGAGGACCAAATTGGATTTGTGGATTATGTAGTGAAGATGACTCAAGGTAAGGCGAGCTTGAGGCTTTTGGCGGTTGACCTTATTCTGGCGCTAGTGACATCATTGAGAGATACATTGGGATTGAATTCGgaaattgaagtgattgattCATTGGGGTTCAAATGCTTGGAGGCTTTGATTCAACGCTGTTCGGATTCAACCGCTGGAATTCGAGGTCGTGCTTTATCAAACTTGTCACATCTCGTGGGCTTGTTGTCAAGCGATGAGAGGGGCCGTGATGTGCTGAAACAAGTTATGGGGCTTGGCAATGCAAGTGACCAGAGGCCTGACGGTTGGGTAAATGAAATTTTGATGAAGAGGTGCATGGATGAGAAGGCAGGTGTGAGGAAGGCTGCACTTCTTTTGATTACCAAGTTGATAGCCATTCTAGGCAGTGGCTTTGATGGAGCCTTGCTCAAGACAATGGGAATGGCTTGTTCTGATCCACTTGTTAGCATACGCAAGACGGCAATTTCAGCTCTTTCAGTGGTAAGTTTCCCATTGTTCTTCATCAACCAAATGTTTTGGTTATGGTTTCTAATTGGTTTATATATTTTGTGTAGTTAGTTAATGTTCAAAATTATGAGCATGTAATTGGCTTGGAATGCTTTGTTTAGCTTCCCATGTCCCATAAACCATTCAAAAAATGTGTATACTTTTGGGAACTTATCTTGAGTTTATCAAAAGGATTGCCATGTTAACTTCTTACCAGCCCCAGGACCACAATTTCTAACTCACAATGGTTCTCTTAGTATATATACTTTCATAAATCCGAATTTTTATTTGACGGAAAAATCTCAATTAAATTTCTGTCAACCACTTTGTAGAAGCACATCTGTATTTGCtgacaattttttatcaagtcGTTATAATATTCTTTTAGTGTACACTTTTGGCTGATGGGTAAGCTAAACAAATGAGATATTATTGGTTTCAATGAGATACATAACTTCTGAACTAAAGACCAAATCAGATAAATAAAGGGAAATATGCTTCATTAAGTTTCTCTTCGTGGAAATTATTTGGTTTGAAAAACCACATGGATGCCTGCCTTAGAGTTAGTGCATATGCTTGTGATCACTTTACAAGTTCTTTTTGACTTGTACATGTAATGGACTTATTTTTGTGCAACTCCTGATATTATTTGTTGGACCTCTGCATTGACCTCTTAGGCCTTTAGAACATTCCTGGATGAAAGGGTGGCAACTGAGTGGCTACATTCTGTTCCACGTTTAATAGCTGATAATGAGTCTAGCATTCAAGAAGAATGTGAGAACTTGTTTCTAGAGCTGGTATTAGAACGGGTATCTACTGTTGATTCTGTTAGTTCACTTCACGATGAATCTGTAGCAAAAGACACGGAAATGGATGTTGATTTGGTGTTTCCTGAAGGTGTTTTGTGTATATTGAAAGAGATTTGCAATGGAGAGGTGACACCTTGGGTGAAGAAAATTTGCACAAACCTGGGAAAGAAGAAACTGATGAAGCCCAAATTTGCTATTTCACTTCAAAATATCATACGAACATCTGAGTCTCTCTGGCTGAGTCAATCCTTGCCAATAGAGAAATGGACAGCCCCACCTGGTTCTTGGTTTCTTCTATCAGAGGTGTCAGCATACCTTGCAAAAGCAGTGGACTGGGAGTTTCTTAATCATCATTGGCAGCTCTTTGACAAGTATGGAGTGGGAGGAGAGGTTCAAAGGCCTACAGCGCAAGGATATgcacatgaagaggaagagggTATTGATTCCAATTCCGTTGCTTGGGCGGGGGATCGTGTTTTTCTCCTGCAGACAATTTCTAATGTTTCTGTTGAGCTGCCCTCTGAACTTGCAGCAGACTTAGCTCACAACATGCTTAAAAGAATTCATGAGTTCAACATGCATTCAACAGAGGTAATATCTGCTGGTGTGAGCATATTGTTAAAATGTGCTCTTTTATTTAGTTGCTTTATGTAATGACAGGTTAATGCTCATGTAAAAGCACTTAGAACATTGTGCAAGCGGAAGGCTTCAAACCCAGTGGAGGCTGATGCCCTTGTTGAGAAATGGGTGGACAGGCTCATCACAGAAGCTTCTACGATTTTAGAGAAGTATATTTCGGGTGATTCAGATGCAGTCGGAAAAGCTGACTTCTTTACGCCACCTAGAAGTGAGACTAGAAAGGGCAAGAGAGTATTGGCCATGTCCAGGTCATTGTCAAAAGCAGTCACAGCAGTTTACACCATTGGGTCCGTGGTTATCATTTACCCATCTGCTGATATGACCACCGTCATTCCACTACTGTACACTATCATCACTTCCGGAAATCCTGATCCAAAAGTTAATAAATTAACCGGGCCTGAAGTCTCTCTAAAGCAGACAGCCCCTTCGTTATACATTCAAGCATGGCTTACTTTGGGGAAGATCTGCCTTGCAGATGGAAAAATTGCAAAGAGTTATATTCCGCTGTTTGTGCAGGTTTGTTCATTGACTTTGCATTTTTTCTGTTGTAAAGTCTTTAAATGCTTTCTGGAAAGAGCTATGCTTCAGATTTCTAGGGTACTTAAAACCTAGAAACTGTTTTGCTAACAATTGTACTCACCTGCAGCCTACCAGTTTTACACCCTTATCAATTATTCTGACATACGTGCacttacatatatgtatattagtCATATCTGCGTGTGTCAGCAGTTTCAAAACTGTTCATTCTTAAATTCTTTGCTTCTTGTGTCTATATAAGTAATTGAGTTCCAAACCTCACAACATTCTATAGGAACTTCAAAAGAGTGATTGTGCTGCACTCCGCAACAACCTGGTAGTGGTGATGGCAGATTTTTGTGTTCGCTACACTGCTTTAGTTGATAGGTAAGACCTGTGAAACTGTACCTTAAAAAACTTGAGTTGAGTAATATCTTTGACATTTACCTTTGTAACTTTATTGTTTGCTTTTTAAGTTTCTCAATAGTTTTTCTTGAATCAACAGTTATATACCAAAGATCACAAAGTGTCTCCGTGATCCATGTGAACTTGTAAGAAGGCAGACATTTATACTTCTCTCGAGATTATTGCAGGTATATGTTGGTTCTGCGTCCTACATTTCCATTTTG
The nucleotide sequence above comes from Malus sylvestris chromosome 16, drMalSylv7.2, whole genome shotgun sequence. Encoded proteins:
- the LOC126606320 gene encoding uncharacterized protein LOC126606320 — encoded protein: MEETITRIVTELEELRRSDNPSDPQIQPISDSTLSDLQTLLDIALSDDDPELMDRLYHELSSKSISLSNLVRPITSAMDLGRAHLALSASSVYLSLLLSPNSPVCTLFTPMAFLSLLQSIRRSLKHRPAGQSSHGSHVAGNKKRKGRSINQGSKNCAKNAIDEDCEGEEREFDIRVLFTVLERLELVIGLIHLDRFPDSLKSLVQTVAEIPVMGLEVCGNSGSYSKLTDLCSRILLKVFIPEHGDQANIAAEVLKSLSPMILQYKLQVRFFALGFVTNQMMSAAKTLEGVKKAVVNFPRYLVQKSPEKSEPRALAVESIMEVVRVMEFEDQIGFVDYVVKMTQGKASLRLLAVDLILALVTSLRDTLGLNSEIEVIDSLGFKCLEALIQRCSDSTAGIRGRALSNLSHLVGLLSSDERGRDVLKQVMGLGNASDQRPDGWVNEILMKRCMDEKAGVRKAALLLITKLIAILGSGFDGALLKTMGMACSDPLVSIRKTAISALSVAFRTFLDERVATEWLHSVPRLIADNESSIQEECENLFLELVLERVSTVDSVSSLHDESVAKDTEMDVDLVFPEGVLCILKEICNGEVTPWVKKICTNLGKKKLMKPKFAISLQNIIRTSESLWLSQSLPIEKWTAPPGSWFLLSEVSAYLAKAVDWEFLNHHWQLFDKYGVGGEVQRPTAQGYAHEEEEGIDSNSVAWAGDRVFLLQTISNVSVELPSELAADLAHNMLKRIHEFNMHSTEVNAHVKALRTLCKRKASNPVEADALVEKWVDRLITEASTILEKYISGDSDAVGKADFFTPPRSETRKGKRVLAMSRSLSKAVTAVYTIGSVVIIYPSADMTTVIPLLYTIITSGNPDPKVNKLTGPEVSLKQTAPSLYIQAWLTLGKICLADGKIAKSYIPLFVQELQKSDCAALRNNLVVVMADFCVRYTALVDSYIPKITKCLRDPCELVRRQTFILLSRLLQRDYVKWRGVMFLRFLLSIVDESEKIRQLSSFLFNNILKVKAPLLGYNSFVEAIFVLNDCHAHNGHSNAQVSRAEGRLFSIRGNDENLRSKRMQIYVTLLKQMAPEHLLATFAKLCAEILAAASDGMLNIDDVTGQSVLKDAFQILACKEIRIPSNRGSPTDTGEMDEDSGDNSGASAKGRITQAVKKGLIQNTVPIFIELKRLLESKNSPLIGSLMECLRIILKDYKNEIEDILVADKQLQKELVYDMQKYEASKAKTTAAEAVAISKKAISFNSPGMSKIASLRHAQNKFSSKMQGDTQLASAMADAAAEATARSVLKEVNRGLQSPPLSALSVPKLKTCEGGRSARSDRPLDVLESVRRRQNFDLDEVN